The Papaver somniferum cultivar HN1 chromosome 3, ASM357369v1, whole genome shotgun sequence genome includes a region encoding these proteins:
- the LOC113361582 gene encoding uncharacterized protein LOC113361582, with amino-acid sequence MRTMISDVVVGNLMSVYLGLIASLKLFGVLSGRSFSGMFVVLVSSAAVLFILLSTLSWDVSRKAAASSPSSSASSSAQDYNHPNSGAHKCRGGICWHGTVSVGSTVSQVRFRLPPHHHHQLPPPPLP; translated from the coding sequence ATGAGGACGATGATATCAGATGTAGTAGTAGGGAATCTAATGAGTGTGTATTTAGGTTTAATAGCTTCTCTTAAGCTTTTTGGTGTATTGAGTGGGCGGAGTTTCTCAGGAATGTTTGTGGTTTTGGTTTCTTCAGCTGCTGTTCTCTTTATCCTCTTATCTACTCTCTCTTGGGATGTTTCTCGCAAAGCTGCTGcttcatctccttcttcttcagcatcATCATCAGCTCAAGATTATAATCATCCGAATAGTGGGGCCCATAAGTGTCGAGGAGGGATTTGTTGGCACGGTACTGTTTCTGTTGGATCAACTGTGTCTCAAGTCCGATTTCGTCTTCCgcctcatcaccaccaccagttaccaccaccaccactaccttaA